The window ATGTGAATTGAATGGATAGATACAACCATGAGAAAGGCACCATATGTAGCAACTGTCATTCATAAACATCagggaaaaataaacaaataataagtCTACTACAAAAAGAACACCTTGCAAGGAAGCGAATGTAAGATAGAAGGCACTGGCTATATTCATTAGGGGACTTTAAAGCTAAAGAGGATTCCAACTGAGCCTCCAAATGAGCACGTGTCTGCACTCCATCATCCGTCACTCTGAAAACAGAACCACCGCATGTGAAGCAATAGAAGCTAGAtgcataaatcataaaatatgaaCTCCAGAAGTAACATTAAACAATTGAAATGTTGTGCTGATTAGTTGGAGATTTGGCAACTAATCAaggaaattaaatgaaatcctcagaaattcaagaaattagGAATGTTAAGATAGCCCGAGTAGTTGCCATATATTTTTGTCTCCTTttgttcattgttttttcttagtAAATTACAATAATCCTCAGATATCATGGACCACTTAAAAGTTAGAAAACCCTCTCCATGTTTAAGAAAGTATTGCATAAACTCCCTTTTGTACCCAAAATGTCCataattactatttaaataAAGATAGTTGATTCAAAAAAACCTCCAAAAGTTagagaaaggaaataaaaaaattgaaatgattatttttagtagataaataaatagtatttatttcactatttaatttaagtcaattttggcttgaggtttttttagtattctttctgtaattatttttttaaaaaaaatatacaaaggtGCTTTTGGGTATAAAATTGGGTTTCTATcaatattcaaatttttaagtTGGCTTGTGATTTTATAGTGCTCCGGGGAATATTGTGATTTACCCTTTTTTCCTTGTCAAATAAATTCAGCAGCAAGCTAGCAAAAAGTGTTACAGAGGCTTTAGAGCAATCTTTTTAGTTAACATATTTAAAGAAatctaattcaattaaaaattcagataataaaataaacattgtaGATATGGATGAATACCTGCTCCCACATGGTTTTCTGGCCAAAAACTTCCTGACATCCACCTGCAATGCAGCTAGCTCACCACTCTGAATCGAACCCAAGTTCCAGGAGCCAGCAAAATTTGATGCAGGGAAGCAGTCATCTGCCACTCTTAGCCAACACATAAGACTCATGTCAAAGAGGAAGGCATGACGTGTGGCCAAAACAACAAGAGGAGAACCAGATTTTGATAACTTCACAGATATAACTTTGATTGTCCCTGAAAGAGAAAGGAGAACACAATAAAGCATCCAATTAGAAGCGCACACAAAATTGACACCCCACGGGCTGTAAAATGCTCCAAAAAGACTTAAGAGCAGTATCTGCTCTGAATTGTGCTCAAGTAttacattattataaaatatctaaCCTTTTACAGAGTTTGGGTCTGAGGTAATTAGAGATGCCAAAGAATCCTGAAGGAGACAACTCCGACTAAACAAATCCCATACATACAAAGATCCCTTCCTTGTGACCAGCAACAACTTCCAGCACTCATCACAATCAATAAAAGTTGCTGCAGATCCCATCATCATGGTTGGCATGGCACGTCTCCCACACTTTGTGTAAACCTTCTCAAACACAACCAGAACATTTATACTATAAGTTTTGATCAGCTTAAAGAAACCTAACATGATATGAAACATAACTACCAAAAAAGGAACTACATCTACAACCAGGATGTCAAGAATCCACCACACCCCTTGTGATTTTGATGAAATATGAGTTGAAGCATCAACCTCAAGTGTTTCATTACTGgtgtatttttcataaaaagaatGTGCAAGAGATCGGATTACCAGTCTTAAGggcaaacaaaaattaagaaaataaaaattacagctTATGACGTCCACTAGAAGGTAGATATTCAGAACTTCCATAATCTGTAGTGAATAGGCAAGACCATTCTGATCAATCAGAACTCTCAAACTGTTGTGTTTCACACCCAAGACTGTCACAACATATTGCATCAGAATAGTGAATTTGAATTCAGGTCCCCCAAATCTGAATTCACAAGACCACAATCCAATTCTCTCAGTGTGGTCAATATCCCTAATCTGGCTACAGAGTTTCCACTATTGAGATGGgcaagtttagggactaaattcTTTAATTGTGGCTGCATTACCTTCACATACGAGCTCTAACCATTtgatcatctaattaaaaaacttattcgAAAATCAGCAGTTCCTTCTCAGTTAATTTGAAAAATCCATAGATGTTGGGTTTGTTAAACAAACAGGCTAGCAGTACAGTTGATTAAGAAGATTCCTGACACATACttgagtataaaaaaatatgttttaaaccAACCAGCAATCTTAAAACGCTCCAATGATCACCTGAAATCCACAGAATCATTCTTCTTGTGATTAAAAATTTATGCTACTTAAATCCTTTTCATTCTCTGGACAAGAGAACAAATCTTTGTTATAATGCAATGTTCAGAacaattcaaaacttaaaacagttgaataaaaaaacagttttgGGCCATTTGCAAAGGACGAGGTTCAATTACCTGTAGGCATCCATCTTCACAACCAACTGCCCAGAAGTTTGCATTTCCAGCTAAAACAGTAACTTTTCCTGAGATCCTATCAGACCAGAGAGTTTCAGCCCCTCTTGTGCAAACAATTTCTGTTTCTTTCATCATACATGTATTGCCCACCCCAACAATGTCATTTACTGCATGTTCTCTAGGACAAGCTTCCAAGGATATTGGTATGGCATCTTCTCctattttcttatcaaatacCCTGATTGAGAGAGGGGTGCTGCAAGAACTGGAGGAACTGGGCGCCTTCACACTCCCAGACGGTTCCACATTGATGCTTCCATCCCTTCCCGCAGAACCTGGAACCTTCTCAATAACAAGGCTCTCAGTAACGGTAGCCCTTGCAGTGACAACAGAGCGCTCTTTTAAATCAGAGCTTCTGACGAGTGTTCCCCTGATAGAACTCTCTCGCAAGCCACCATCAACAGAACCTATTCCATTTTCAACCTTTCTGCGATCAGATGACACACGAGGGAAATCAAGAGATTGAGACTGGGCCCCACCAGTCATTGTTTCTGGTTGATTAGGCACTCCTACAGCTTCTGGAATGATCCTCTTTCTACCATCAGCACGTCTGTATTCTCTTTGTTTTACTGGACTAGAAATCTGGGCAGGAGTTGGCACTTTATTCAATCCATCACCAGTGGCTCCCCCACTATTCTTGCCACCGTCAACTTGAGGCTCAGAAGTCTTTGCAATGACCCCCAAGTCAACAGAAGGTTTTACAGGTATCTGACTTTGCTGAATATCCAATCCCacatttttgtttgttgtttctttGGCTGATGCTTCGAGCAATAACTGTGCAGCACTCTCTGCTAGGTTTGCCTGTCGACCTCTAACATCACCATAACGACTTCTTTTTAACTCATCAAGTTCAACATCGCTTAGCCTGTGTCCAAGTTCTTTAGCATCAAAATGGAAAGTAGCCACCGAACCATCCAAGGAACATGCAAAAAGTGAATACCCATCAGGACTCCTgttagaaaagaagaaagatcaaGTAGATGAAGGAAGAACCACAAAAATGGAATACAGGGGTTAGAATCACTACAATAGGGAAAACAGATCTATAACAATACGATGATATCTTTTCTGGAAATATCATGTTTACCAGGATAAATCTACAACACTTTGAGTAAAGAAATGCTTGGCCACAAAAAGAGGACGCGGACTTGCAGTAGTCCATACAGTTATAGTGCGATCTTGACTCCCAATTGCAATAACATTGTACGGCTGTGATTCTTTCCCTCCAATCTTTGAGGCCCCATTAGTCCACCCAACTTGTGCAGCTTTCACTTCCTGGGCATTGGCAAAATTCCTTCTAAACATTGAATGGTTAAACTTCACCACAATAATGGGGGCATTGTGTCCTAGGAAATCAAATGTGGCAACCCATTCCCCTCTCTCGAGAACAGGTGCAGAATGCCTTGGCTTCTGGAAACCATGAGTCGTAGTTATAAAATGACCACAGGGGGACCATCCTAGGCGCCTGAAAAACGTAGATCCAAGCTGAAAATAACACACTAAGTTTAGTAAATAGGAAAGATGGAATAAAGAAAATCCACCACTAGGAAAATAACTTACTGATTTGGTCCAGTGACCATCTGTTCTGTGAGCCAGACTCCAGTCACTTGTCCGCCATATAATAACCGTCTTGTCATCGGATTGACTTGCTATGAAAGAGCCAATGGGATCCCAAGTAACTCCTTTAACTAGGCTAGAGTGACCTCTGAGAACAGCAGTGCAAATGCCATTGCTCATATTCCAGACATGGATGGTGTTGTCCAAACTCCCGCTAGCCAATATGGAGTCATCTGGAGACCAATTAAGATCCACCTACTTtaggcatgaaaaaaaaacttcctggTTAAAAGGCACCCAGTGAGACCATGAGAAATTACACTCACAAATTAAGAAGAGAATTTAATcacataaaattgataaatttaatcaccatttattctttttcatttgTGTATCCTAGCACATGGAAGCACACTAATGCTTTAAGGGGGAGAGCCATCCAAACTAgtcaaatataatatatctatatatttacACATAGTTATGCATGCACaaatgtatgtgtgtgttttcaATAGTCAATATTTATGAAGGAAAATgacagttttttcttttttctttttctttatttttattttttgaagaaaaaaacaagaaactcgatttcaaaaacaatatgacTGAATGATTTCAATTTGTGTAGCGCTGAGTATATGTTTGTATTTTTGTGTTCAGGAGCCAATGTCTTGCTGTCCTCATGATTGAAATGAACTTGTTTCTATCTGATGTAAATGATATGCTGAGTGGATGAATTCACTTTCATATAGTAAGTGTGTGAGTTtagacaatttatttttctaaaaaaggtAGCATGAAACTCAATTAAGAAACATAACAAGTCAATAATTTCACTTTCATGTAGTGTCCAAACTTTCCGGTAGTAAAAGCAATTTCATTACCACATCTGCAGTATGCCCTCTCAATGTCATTGCAACTTTCCAATTCTCAACATCAGGAGGTTCTCCGCTGCCAAACTCTGTGGTTCCTGAACCAGGCTTCCGTTCATGAACTAAAATAACTTGATCATCTGACCCTGATGCAACATACCGACCATGCTTAGCCCACCTAACACAATTGACAGACCCGAAGTGGTCGCGGAGAGTTGCAAGCAGCCTTTGTGTTGGTTCGTTAATTTCCAGGTCCCGGCTAACAGAATTCATGTTCCATATCCGAACCTGCATATAATTAGTGAGAAAGGTAGATGTCATAATTAAGTACTAATAGAAATTACCTGAAAAAATTTGACATGAGTGACAAATGACTATAAGAACTGACTCAAAGGAACATCCCCTTTAGATGGGAATCTTTGGTCATAATCATATGCAGTGCCACATCCGGGCACATCAAAGAAGGTGAAGCAATGTTAAGCAGCcactttttcaaaaacaaatgcCTCCTCGATGATGTATTTAGGTTAGAAACCAATTtcttattaatcaataaaaatgcATTACAATTTACCAAAACCCATGAATTAAATTGTGAAAGCAAGAACATGGAGTTCCATGAAAAATGCACAGAATATTGCTACTAATAACACTCTTTTACCACTACCAAGTTGACATATTACTGTGAAAAATTATGGGTTGCACTTCATAACAGCTACTCAACGAACTCACATTTTGAGCTCCAGAAATTACCAAAATCCATaagaataaaaactttttatcaTGGTAAGTAG of the Populus nigra chromosome 7, ddPopNigr1.1, whole genome shotgun sequence genome contains:
- the LOC133699769 gene encoding protein HIRA-like isoform X2, with the translated sequence MSNGICTAVLRGHSSLVKGVTWDPIGSFIASQSDDKTVIIWRTSDWSLAHRTDGHWTKSLGSTFFRRLGWSPCGHFITTTHGFQKPRHSAPVLERGEWVATFDFLGHNAPIIVVKFNHSMFRRNFANAQEVKAAQVGWTNGASKIGGKESQPYNVIAIGSQDRTITVWTTASPRPLFVAKHFFTQSVVDLSWSPDGYSLFACSLDGSVATFHFDAKELGHRLSDVELDELKRSRYGDVRGRQANLAESAAQLLLEASAKETTNKNVGLDIQQSQIPVKPSVDLGVIAKTSEPQVDGGKNSGGATGDGLNKVPTPAQISSPVKQREYRRADGRKRIIPEAVGVPNQPETMTGGAQSQSLDFPRVSSDRRKVENGIGSVDGGLRESSIRGTLVRSSDLKERSVVTARATVTESLVIEKVPGSAGRDGSINVEPSGSVKAPSSSSSCSTPLSIRVFDKKIGEDAIPISLEACPREHAVNDIVGVGNTCMMKETEIVCTRGAETLWSDRISGKVTVLAGNANFWAVGCEDGCLQVYTKCGRRAMPTMMMGSAATFIDCDECWKLLLVTRKGSLYVWDLFSRSCLLQDSLASLITSDPNSVKGTIKVISVKLSKSGSPLVVLATRHAFLFDMSLMCWLRVADDCFPASNFAGSWNLGSIQSGELAALQVDVRKFLARKPCGSRVTDDGVQTRAHLEAQLESSLALKSPNEYSQCLLSYIRFLAREADESRLREVCESFLGPPTGMAESTSSDAKTVSWDPCVLGMRKHKLLREDILPAMASNRKVQRLLNEFMDLLSEYESAETNLDQKTPMLPTTSQKATSQMDCDPPVTEQMDTTPQAIDHTNSAQPEKDHEDPTPIITDEADCTLLANDQVDTCPVVTDQVIPDSLDRDAGS
- the LOC133699769 gene encoding protein HIRA-like isoform X1 gives rise to the protein MIAEKPSWVRHEGMQIFSIDIQPGGYRFATGGGDHKVRIWNMNSVSRDLEINEPTQRLLATLRDHFGSVNCVRWAKHGRYVASGSDDQVILVHERKPGSGTTEFGSGEPPDVENWKVAMTLRGHTADVVDLNWSPDDSILASGSLDNTIHVWNMSNGICTAVLRGHSSLVKGVTWDPIGSFIASQSDDKTVIIWRTSDWSLAHRTDGHWTKSLGSTFFRRLGWSPCGHFITTTHGFQKPRHSAPVLERGEWVATFDFLGHNAPIIVVKFNHSMFRRNFANAQEVKAAQVGWTNGASKIGGKESQPYNVIAIGSQDRTITVWTTASPRPLFVAKHFFTQSVVDLSWSPDGYSLFACSLDGSVATFHFDAKELGHRLSDVELDELKRSRYGDVRGRQANLAESAAQLLLEASAKETTNKNVGLDIQQSQIPVKPSVDLGVIAKTSEPQVDGGKNSGGATGDGLNKVPTPAQISSPVKQREYRRADGRKRIIPEAVGVPNQPETMTGGAQSQSLDFPRVSSDRRKVENGIGSVDGGLRESSIRGTLVRSSDLKERSVVTARATVTESLVIEKVPGSAGRDGSINVEPSGSVKAPSSSSSCSTPLSIRVFDKKIGEDAIPISLEACPREHAVNDIVGVGNTCMMKETEIVCTRGAETLWSDRISGKVTVLAGNANFWAVGCEDGCLQVYTKCGRRAMPTMMMGSAATFIDCDECWKLLLVTRKGSLYVWDLFSRSCLLQDSLASLITSDPNSVKGTIKVISVKLSKSGSPLVVLATRHAFLFDMSLMCWLRVADDCFPASNFAGSWNLGSIQSGELAALQVDVRKFLARKPCGSRVTDDGVQTRAHLEAQLESSLALKSPNEYSQCLLSYIRFLAREADESRLREVCESFLGPPTGMAESTSSDAKTVSWDPCVLGMRKHKLLREDILPAMASNRKVQRLLNEFMDLLSEYESAETNLDQKTPMLPTTSQKATSQMDCDPPVTEQMDTTPQAIDHTNSAQPEKDHEDPTPIITDEADCTLLANDQVDTCPVVTDQVIPDSLDRDAGS